The stretch of DNA ttatgttttGAGGAGGAGGAAAAATGATGGAGGGGTACCTTAATAACTATAAGTGTAAGTGTTTCAAGTAAATCGAAGACAAAGTTAAACTTATCAatataagatttaatttatatataaataatttatatatatttatatataaatatatatatatatataatttatatataaataatttatataaataatttatatatatttagtataatatttttttatattattagtaaattacaactattaaataataaaatatgtttgacttttatcgtattacttttaaaataatgtataatataaaaatattttatattatcaataaattataaccataagatcataaaaaaatatttgacttttattgTACTATCACTAAAATTATACTtataaacaattataatattcttatatctatttttttcttacactaattaatgattaatgatGCGACAATTAATAGTTTAGGAACATATAAGTACAcgtcaatttcaccaaaaaataaaaaataaataagaacacgacatatatactatatatagaTAGGTGAAAAGTGTAAAAAATACTTATACAAacattagtttaaaaatatagataGGTGAAAAGTGTAAAACTAACATTAAACATATTTGCATtctaaagtttaaatattttactaaaacttttttttaatccaattttactaagattaaagtttaaaaacaatattataactaattttaaaaagaatacatttcatattctaaaataaaatattaacactctaaaaattaatttataatcatttaagtttttttaataataattatataaattattaatatatatatatttaaaatatattttatattaatttatgcaAATTAATATCTGACTTGAAgtttatgaataaataataactttttgcaattaatccaataacactaatgtcaaacaaaaaattaaataatatttattaactaaataacttcaaataaaaaagtaatattaaaaaataaaacataaaataaagcataaaataaaGACTTATAGAAACTCAAGAGCAAAGATAGAGAGAAAAGTTGgagtttaataaaaattaagaaaaaatatttgtaaagagAAAGTAGAAAGAAAATTTAGAGATAAAgtagagaatttttttttttttttttttttttttaaaaaggataAAAATGGGAGGAAAAGTGATATATATAGGGAGAAAAAAGGGCATTTGTGGCGACCAAACGGCCACAAAATACTAATGACTCTATTGCCTTTGTGATGACACGAGTCATTAGAAAATACagcttttgtggcggcctaaatcCTTAAAAATGTTGTACGGTCATACTTTGTGGTAGATTAAGTCCGCACAATACTCCAACGTTTTGATTAGGTGAGAGTATATGCCGCCACAAAATCTTGTTGATGTTTTCAATTAATCAAGTATATTGTGAGTGTATTGACCGccacaaattcaaataattttttttccccGATAATTTTGTGACTGTTTTTTACCGCCACAAATACTACAATCAACCAAAAATTAACATGATTTATTCAACTACTAATAACaaccaattttaattttagtatttatgaGGTTTTTTCGATCAGtaatttgtgagatttttttctatcataatatttttattgtagtaAAATcgagaaacaaaatggaaagAATATTATTGACTAAAAGATAGTATAATGAGAagaaagaaatattaattatatatctaTGTTCGACTTTACGATATTGATATTGAAGTTGGTGGAACATTAAATCAAAAGAGGaatattttctctcttttaatTTGATGGTCAATTGCACACAAAAGCTAGCTACAAAAAATTTAGGACATGTTTTGAATACTAACAAAATTTATaggtaaaatgactaaaatgtccttattaaatttacaaaattacaataatacctAAACTCTAAATCATATCCTATCTCTTCCTCTCTCACCTGTGCAGCAACTCTCTATTCCTCTCTCACCTGCGCACGGTGTCGCCCTCTTGCGCCGCTGATGCCTCGCCTTGCTTCAGCTCGCCTCAGTCGTTCGTCGTCAAAACTCCAAAGGTTTGGAATTTGCTGATTTGTTGAACTAGGTGTTTGAACAAGATGTTTGTGTTGATTTTTGTTGCATACAAGGTGTTTGTGCTTTTGTTGTTTGCTAAATTGTTGGCTCTCTATTTAGAATGATggctaaatttttaaatttctaaattgCTGCTGATTTTAGAGTGATTTGCTAAATTGTTAACTGCATGTTTAAAATGATGGTTAAATTGTCAAATTGTTGATATTAGAATGATTTGCTAAAttgttaaattgtttattttagaatgatggctaaattattaaattgttgattttagaaTGATTTGTTAAATGGTTGGCTCACTGTTTAGAATAATGTCTAAATCGTTAAATTgctaaattgttgattttagaaTGATTTTCTAAATTGTTGGCCGCATGTTTAGAATGATGGCTAAATTGTTGTTGCTAAATTGGTTGATTTAAATTGTTGTTGCTCTGTTTATTGAACAAGATATACGACAGATTTAGAATGGCTGCCTATTTGCtgattttgtttcttaaatttgtttccaaaattgttaatttggttgatttagaataaataaacataaataatagaAGCAGGTTTTAGAATGCAACTCTTTAAATTTAGCTGCAAGTATTAGTTCCGAGTTTATTATCGAtgattttaagataattaaataGTGTAGAGCATTACTTTAAGGTATTATTAAGTAATGTAGTTcaattatttgataatttatcttGTGCCCATTACAacttatttttctatataatattatttttatatttgatttatatatataataattttatgttggTCACCTCAAATTTTTTAGTCAAACTCCTCCGTTGTTAGTGAGAGAAAGAaatgaaaagataaaaaatcGGAGATATgagataatataaaaatataagagaaaaaaaaagaaatagaaaaatacataaaaaaaataaagatgtatcataaatttttagaataaaataaaataaatattttgataatttttagtTCAGACATAAAATTGTCTcagtttttatttatctatctatttTTTTCAATCCCCTGTTTCCTGTTTTATACAATTCTCTCTCGGCAATGTCTAAATGAATGAAGGTACAGTCAAAGATAAAAGTCGTCATAAAGTTCTATATTGTTTTAGCAAATAAAAGGCGCTCATGAGTTCAGCTCGGATACCTCGTCTTGGCTGTGGTTGACTATAAAAACACACGTATATACTTTCTTTCTCCTCAAAAACCACATACACCAAACAAATGAACCTCATTTCAAATTAAcaaacttttaattatttattttatattcttcaACCAATTCCCTCTCTCTCAACTCTGAAATTCTGAATACTTAGCACAATGATTGAGATACTTCTTCCATATCTCTTACTTGTTCTCTTCTTAATCCTTCCCATCCTCTTCATCTTCACACGACCAAAGAAGAAACAAACACCTCTTTCATCTTCAACCAACAAGAACAACATCACCATCCCAAAGTCATACCCAATAATCGGTTCCTACTTATCCATCAGAAAAAACATGAGAACCCGCCGCATCCAATGGCTCTCCGACGTAACCCAAATCGCACCCGCCGCCACTTTCAGACTCAACCGTCCCTTAGGCTCACGCCAAATCATCACCGGTAACCCATCCACCGTTCAACACATTCTCAAAACCCATTTCACCAATTACCAAAAAGGAACCACCTTCACAAAAACCCTCTCCGATTTCTTAGGAAACGGAATCTTCAACACAGACGGCGCTACCTGGAAGTTCCAAAGACAAGTCGCTAGCCACGAATTCAACACAAAATCACTCCGTAATTTCGTCGAACACGTCGTCGACACAGAACTCACCAACCGTTTAATCCCAATCCTTACTTCATCATCCCAAAACAAAACAACCCTCGATTTTCAAGACATCCTCCAACGTTTCACTTTCGACAACATCTGCAAAATCGCGTTTGGTTTCGACCCAGAATATCTAACGCCGTCAACAAACAGAACCCAATTCGCACAAGCTTTCGAAGACGCAACCGAAATCAGTAGCAAAAGGTTCCGTGCACCGTTACCAATCATCtggaaattaaaaaaacacttCAACATAGGTTCGGAAAAGCGTCTGAAAGAAGCAGTAAAAGAAATACGCGATTTcgcaaaaaaaataattcaagaaaAAAAGCGAGAACTAAACAAAAAATCGCTTGAAACAGAAGACATGTTATCACGTTTTTTAAGCTCTGGTCACGCAGAAGAAGATTTCGTAACAGATATAATCATAAGTTTTATTTTAGCGGGAAAAGATACAACTTCAGCAGCGCTGACGTGGCTTTTCTGGCTATTATGGAAAAATCCACGTGTCGAGGAAGAAATATTGAaggaaataaaattgaaatctGAGTCACTGGTTTATGATGAAGTGAAAGAAATGGTTTATACGCACGCGGCGCTTAGCGAGAGTATGAGATTGTATCCACCTGTTCCCATGGATAGTAAAGAAGCGGTAAACGACGACGTTTTGCCGGATGGGACGGTTGTTAAAAAGGGTACAATGGTAACTTTTCATGTTTATGCGATGGGGAGGATGGAGAGTTTATGGGGTGATGATTGGGCCGAGTTTAGGCCCGAAAGGTGGTTGGAGAAAGATGTGAATGGGAAGTGGGTTTTTGTTGGGAGAGATTCGTTTAGTTATCCTGTTTTTCAGGCTGGGCCGAGGATTTGTTTGGGGAAGGAAATGGCTTTTATGCAAATGAAGAGGATGGTTGCTGGTATTGTTGGGAAGTTTAAGGTGGTGCCTGAACCTCATTTAGATGAACATCCGAATTTCATTTCTTTCTTGAGTTCGCAGATGGAAGGTGGGTTCCCTGTCACCATTCAAAAAAGGATTCCTTAATTaatatgtatttcattttaGTACTACTTTCCATTAATTAATGCACTAGTTTTTATTTGACTTCATGTTTAGGATAGACTCGTTCCGTAAATTCATATAGCGTGTTTTGTTTTGTCTCTTCTTGTTGCTTGTAGCTTCACCCTTGAAGGCAATGTATAGctgcttatttattttatttcgttattattttttattaagttgacCAATGGATCGAGAACTTCAATGATTCACCTGTTactattatttatcattttaacaaAAAGTCGTCTTAACAAAAGACACTTGTTAAtagaaaataatgataattttaagtgaaaaatctctttttttttttttttactgttgaATTGTTGACAAGTGATCCAAGTATTTTCCTTAATAAGAAgattgtttaaattaaatgtcatttttcaaatctaaaaaataacagtattttcaatttatttctaATTATCCTTTTTCAATTGTATCTATCAAGTGTGTGGATTATTATTAAGTacactacttttaaaataaccattctatttcatatttataGTAATAGAAAATACACTAATATAACTAATAAGGGTAATTCgattaaatgtttatttttattattatacttttaatatGTAAACAAGAATTTTTAATGTCACTCGTTTTAAAATGAagagagtaatattttttaatatgtataataacaacaataagaAAGTATGAAATTCTCGATTgaatactattatttaaaaaaatatgtattccataaaatttttacatttttcaaatattcttTATTAACTATCGTGTTTTTAGGtatttattagatatattaatttattgatcaAGTATATTAGttcattatattaattaattgtttttcattaattatatatattttatgtattatttgatGTAATTGATTATCTCGttaatcaatataatttttctattactttaatttatttttattttatctaaaaaattaatattattacttttgatatcattatttatttttcatataatattcttactaattttatttcatttctgcagtaaataactaaaattataattatcaagtcaataatcaatattatattagaattttaaaataacaaaaaattgaaatataataataacaacaccAAGAGCACATGTCTTGTGACTTTGATCATAGCCGCTTGTAATAATGTTGtgataaatatatgtatatgatttattaaaatttataattttgatttaaaaattatattttttattaacttttttatatttataataaaaaatatcataaatctAATTTGTACAATTAGATCATTTGATTTAATGAGATTCAGTGATACAGTTGGTCTAACAACTCTATAATTCCACCAATTACTCTTTGACTCCGTCTGAACTTGCCGAGAGTATGTGAGTTAGTTTTAAAAGAttgattataattatattttgaaatccgCATAAAAGAACAACTTCGTTTTGTCGTCAAGGGTGAATATTGCGTTACACTGGCCCACTTCTCAAAGGAAATCCGTGACTAAAAGCATAACCAGAAGATTCTCACGTGTTATTTACACCTTTTGGGGATCTTTTCCTTCCATTGGCACAAAACTTATGTAATAGGTAGTTTGTTTCACGTGAGTGTGTTTATCCTAAATTTTGACAAACAAATACTAGCATGACATTATGCTCAATATGAGATACTAGTCCATAGTCTTAGTACCTCTAAAAGAACTACTCCATTTCtatattaagaaatataattatataattaattttttagatttcttataaaatatattaaaattattaaattattatttttaaatatcaaacatTCAACTcctaatattaattattttaaattaaataaaaatgtattaaaaataataatattaaataatcaaaaattagttaattttaatttataataatgataaaaaatttagagttataaactttaaagtctatttatttttagaattataaactttaaagttgaagttaatttttaaaatttaaaataacttcaATATAGaagacaatttaaaattaaaattacggACAATTCAAAGTTAATCTTAAATCAACTTAAACTTTAACTTTAACTTCAATATAACttcaactttaaaaataacttcaaatttaaaattaacttcAACTTTGAATTAACTTTAAAGTTTATAATTCTATTTATAAACAAGacaataatttcatttatgttaattcaataaaattaatttaactttcttttaaaatatatactcAATTTTCTTTATTCTTATAGAACAAACTCATCCAAATCACTTTTATAACTCTGAAAACTGAAACATCACcgacttttattttcattaatattaaaattttaaataagtttaaagtacCAAACATGTACCACTTCGAAATTTACTCAATGGAGAATTAGAATGGGAATAGGTAAACTATAGCCATTTGTTTATCAGTTTCTAATAGGTAGATATACCTGAGGCCCATTTCCTTAGGACCACAACAGATATTATCGATTTATAAACGGAAAATGAAAATttggacaaaaaaataaataaataaaataaaaggaaatgaaaataatatttcttaaaaaaaaaaaaaaaaaagaagaaactgAAAGAAGTTACTCTTGTATATCTTCATTCTGCACTTCAGATCTAGAGTTGGATCTGGAGTAAATGAAACTTCTTCTTCATTCAATCTTTCAGCCCTTACTACTATATCTGTTACAAAGAGGGAGtataaaccctaatttcttCCTCTTGCAGGTAATTCCTCACCCTAGTTTCTATTTCCAATTACCTTTATTTTGAGCAATTTTTTGTTACGATTGTGCCCACTAGATTCTTCTGTGATATTAATTTAGTATCTGATTATTTTGTTAGGTTTTTTTTCAAGAATATGCTTCGCAGCTTATTTCTAAATTTGTTGAGCTTTTTTAGTGGATGAATAGTTAGAAGAAACTGTTGCACAATTTGGGTTCTGTTTAGAATTTTGTATTTTCAGtgaaagtttgaatttttaattagtaACTGAAGGCACTGCACAGAACGATGAAGAAAGGTGAGAGGTTTTTTGAGAACCAAGAAGACAAGGCTATGTTGGAATCTGTATTAGGTACTGAAGCTGTTACCTTTTTTAGCTCAGCTGTTTCCAAACATGTCTTTTCCGATGTTGTTGTTCCGCCTAATATGGATTTGGGTATCCACAAAAGGTTGTGTCATCTTGTTAAGGGTTCCAAGTGGAGTTACGCGATTTTGTGGCAGGTTGCAGGTTTGAAATCTGGTGGCTATGTATTGAAATATGGTGATGGACACTGTGAGGATCTTAAAGTGGATAAAAGGAATGAGAAGGATGGGGAGAAAGATGATTTCAGGAGGAAGGTTTTAGGGAAGCTTCATGCATGTTGGGGTGGATCTGACTCGATTGAGAATGTTTATAAGAAATTGGATAACGTCTCGGATTTGTATATGCTTTACTTGACCTCAGTGTATTATGTGTTTGGTTTTAATTCTCAGTATGGTCCTGGAAATTCTTTTAAGTGTGTTAAACCATCTTGGGCTGCTGACGCTGGTAGTTGTTCGAACCAGTATGAATCGAGGTCATTTCTGGCTAAATCGGCTGGTTTTCAAACTGTGGTTTTTGTACCTCTCAAGACCGGGGTTGTCGAGTTTGGTTCG from Cicer arietinum cultivar CDC Frontier isolate Library 1 chromosome 3, Cicar.CDCFrontier_v2.0, whole genome shotgun sequence encodes:
- the LOC101508433 gene encoding cytochrome P450 94A1-like, whose amino-acid sequence is MIEILLPYLLLVLFLILPILFIFTRPKKKQTPLSSSTNKNNITIPKSYPIIGSYLSIRKNMRTRRIQWLSDVTQIAPAATFRLNRPLGSRQIITGNPSTVQHILKTHFTNYQKGTTFTKTLSDFLGNGIFNTDGATWKFQRQVASHEFNTKSLRNFVEHVVDTELTNRLIPILTSSSQNKTTLDFQDILQRFTFDNICKIAFGFDPEYLTPSTNRTQFAQAFEDATEISSKRFRAPLPIIWKLKKHFNIGSEKRLKEAVKEIRDFAKKIIQEKKRELNKKSLETEDMLSRFLSSGHAEEDFVTDIIISFILAGKDTTSAALTWLFWLLWKNPRVEEEILKEIKLKSESLVYDEVKEMVYTHAALSESMRLYPPVPMDSKEAVNDDVLPDGTVVKKGTMVTFHVYAMGRMESLWGDDWAEFRPERWLEKDVNGKWVFVGRDSFSYPVFQAGPRICLGKEMAFMQMKRMVAGIVGKFKVVPEPHLDEHPNFISFLSSQMEGGFPVTIQKRIP